In Raphanus sativus cultivar WK10039 chromosome 5, ASM80110v3, whole genome shotgun sequence, the following proteins share a genomic window:
- the LOC108805079 gene encoding serine/threonine protein phosphatase 2A 57 kDa regulatory subunit B' beta isoform codes for MFKKIMKGGHKKPSKSESNDPSSYGLGGSNVVVSHASRGGGALVTSPMTATPPPPITSVSPLPLFRDVPVSERQALFLRKLQNCCFHFDFADASKNIAREKEIKRQTLLELVDFVQSGSSKIISESCQEEMIKMVSLNLFRCLPPASHENTGQEPADPEEEEPYLEPSWPHLQLVYELLLRYVVSTDTDTKVAKRYIDHSFVLKLLDLFDSEDPREREYLKTILHRIYGKFMVHRPFIRKAINNIFYRFIYETERHSGIGELLEILGSIINGFALPMKEEHKLFLVRVLIPLHKPKPIGIYHQQLSYCIVQFVEKDYKLADTVIRGLLKYWPVTNCTKENLFLGELEEVLEATQPVEFQRCMVPLFQQIARCLNSSHFQVAERALFLWNNEHIVGLIAQSRSVILPIIYPALEKNIQSHWNQAVHGLTANIKKMFMEMDHELFEDCRRQYEEKQAKSKEVEEQRQFTWKRLAEAAAERDGVGGGEDYMITS; via the exons ATGTTTAAGAAGATCATGAAAGGTGGGCACAAAAAGCCCTCTAAATCCGAATCCAACGACCCTTCAAGCTACGGTCTTGGTGGTTCCAATGTGGTCGTTAGCCACGCTTCACGCGGCGGCGGAGCGCTGGTTACTTCTCCAATGACAgccactcctcctcctcctataACCTCGGTGTCCCCGCTCCCTCTCTTCAGGGACGTTCCCGTTTCGGAGAGGCAAGCTTTGTTCCTGAGGAAGCTTCAGAACTGCTGTTTCCACTTCGATTTCGCCGACGCTAGCAAGAACATCGCTAGAGAGAAGGAGATCAAGAGGCAGACGCTGCTGGAGCTGGTGGATTTCGTACAGTCTGGATCTAGCAAGATCATCTCCGAGTCGTGTCAGGAGGAAATGATCAAGATGGTTTCTCTCAATCTCTTCCGGTGTCTCCCTCCTGCTTCCCACGAGAATACAGGGCAAGAGCCCGCGGATCCCGAGGAGGAAGAGCCTTATTTGGAACCCTCTTGGCCTCATTTGCAGCTGGTCTACGAGTTACTACTAAGATACGTTGTTTCCACTGATACTGACACCAAAGTGGCTAAACGGTATATCGACCATTCTTTTGTGTTGAAGCTGCTTGACTTGTTTGATTCTGAAGATCCTAGAGAGAGGGAGTACTTGAAAACGATCCTCCATAGAATCTACGGGAAGTTTATGGTCCACAGGCCCTTTATTAGGAAAGCAATCAACAACATTTTCTATAGGTTTATCTACGAGACGGAGAGACACAGTGGGATAGGAGAGCTCTTGGAGATACTAGGGAGTATCATAAACGGGTTCGCGCTGCCTATGAAGGAGGAGCACAAGCTGTTTCTCGTCAGGGTGTTGATACCATTGCATAAGCCCAAACCAATAGGGATATATCATCAGCAGTTGTCTTATTGCATCGTTCAGTTCGTGGAAAAGGATTATAAGCTAGCGGATACGGTGATCAGGGGGTTGTTGAAGTATTGGCCCGTGACGAACTGCACCAAGGAGAATCTCTTTCTTGGGGAACTTGAAGAAGTTCTTGAGGCTACGCAGCCTGTTGAGTTCCAGCGTTGCATGGTTCCGTTGTTCCAACAGATTGCTCGCTGCCTCAATAGCTCTCACTTTCAG GTTGCAGAGAGAGCACTGTTCCTGTGGAACAACGAGCACATAGTGGGTCTAATCGCGCAGAGCCGAAGCGTAATCCTTCCAATAATATACCCGGCACTTGAGAAGAACATCCAGTCTCACTGGAACCAAGCGGTTCACGGTCTAACCGCAAATATCAAGAAGATGTTCATGGAAATGGATCATGAGCTCTTTGAAGATTGCCGGAGACAGTATGAAGAGAAACAAGCCAAATCCAAAGAAGTTGAAGAACAACGCCAGTTTACATGGAAGAGATTAGCTGAAGCAGCAGCTGAGCGAGACGGAGTTGGAGGAGGAGAAGATTATATGATCACTTCCTAG
- the LOC108861919 gene encoding ras-related protein RABE1e: MAVAPARARSDYDYLIKLLLIGDSGVGKSCLLLRFSDDTFTTSFITTIGIDFKIRTVELDGKRIKLQIWDTAGQERFRTITTAYYRGAMGILLVYDVTDESSFNNIRNWMKNIEQHASGSVNRILVGNKADMDESKRAIPTSKGQALADEYGIKFFETSAKTNMNVEQVFMSIAKDIKQRLTESDTKAEPQGLKITKQDANKASSSSTTEKSACCSYV, from the exons ATGGCTGTTGCGCCGGCAAGAGCTCGTTCAGACTATGATTACCTCATCAAGCTCCTCCTCATCGGCGATAGCG GTGTGGGAAAAAGTTGCTTGCTACTGCGTTTCTCTGATGATACTTTCACCACAAGTTTCATTACTACCATTGG AATCGATTTCAAGATAAGAACAGTCGAACTTGATGGAAAGCGTATCAAACTACAGATATGGGACACTGCTGGACAAGAACGTTTCCGAACTATAACCACAG CATATTACAGAGGAGCAATGGGCATATTACTCGTCTATGATGTAACAGACGAGTCATCCTTCAACA ACATTAGGAACTGGATGAAGAATATTGAGCAACATGCTTCAGGTAGCGTCAACAGAATCTTGGTTGGTAACAAAGCTGATATGGACGAAAGCAAAAGG GCTATCCCAACATCAAAGGGACAAGCTTTGGCTGATGAGTATGGAATCAAATTCTTCGAGACG AGTGCAAAAACAAACATGAATGTCGAACAGGTTTTCATGTCTATCGCTAAAGACATCAAACAAAGACTCACAGAAAGCGACACAAAGGCTGAG CCACAAGGGCTGAAGATCACAAAACAAGATGCTAACAAAGCCTCATCGTCTTCTACAACTGAGAAATCAGCTTGCTGCAGCTATGTTTAG
- the LOC108861920 gene encoding ras-related protein RABC2b, with the protein MGSSSGQSGYDLSFKILLIGDSGVGKSSLLLSFISSSVQDLAPTIGVDFKIKQLRVRGKRVKLTIWDTAGQEKFRTLTSSYFRGSQGIILVYDVTKRETFLNLADVWAKEIELYSTNHDCIKMLVGNKVDRESERKVSREEGTALAKELKFLFHECSARTRENVKQCFEELALKIMDVPSLLQEGSSSLKRKPDCRNHQSRCCS; encoded by the exons atgggatCTTCTTCAGGACAAAGTGGATATGATCTGTCTTTCAAGATCTTGTTGATTGGAGATTCTGGTGTTGGTAAAAGCAGCTTGCTTCTCAGTTTCATTTCCAGCTCTGTCCAAGATCTTGCTCCCACCATAG GTGTTGATTTTAAGATCAAACAGCTGAGAgtaagaggaaaaagagtaaagcTTACAATCTGGGACACAG CTGGACAAGAAAAGTTCAGGACATTGACAAGTTCTTATTTCAGAGGCTCCCAAGGGATCATTCTCG TTTATGATGTGACGAAAAGAGAGACGTTTCTGAACTTGGCAGATGTTTGGGCCAAAGAGATTGAGCTCTACTCGACTAACCATGACTGCATTAAGATGCTCGTTGGTAACAAAGTCGACAGA GAATCTGAGAGGAAGGTAAGCCGAGAAGAAGGAACGGCTCTAGCGAAAGAACTCAAGTTTCTGTTTCATGAATGTAGCGCAAGAACCAGAGAAAACGTGAAGCAATGCTTTGAAGAGCTTGCTCTCAAG ATAATGGATGTACCTAGTCTTTTGCAAGAAGGATCAAGCTCTCTGAAGAGGAAACCTGATTGTCGAAATCATCAAAGCCGTTGCTGCTCGTGA
- the LOC108861918 gene encoding phosphatidylinositol 4-phosphate 5-kinase 9 has protein sequence MSAPEVGVGGPVSAFTERTKSVDALTSKEILSALTNGGEPSEPSPEDARFRNRELLLPNGESYDGTLLGNVPEGSGKYVWSDGSVYVGEWRRGMRHGNGKMRWASGACYEGEFSGGYMHGTGTYTDANKLTYKGRWRLSLKHGLGYQVYPNGDVFEGSWLKGLGEGPGKYTWANGNVYLGDMKGGKMSGKGTLTWITGDSYEGSWLNGMMHGLGVYTWSDGGSYVGTWTRGLKDGKGSFYSAGTRVPAVQEFYLNALRKRGVLPDLRRQSQVASSVNMENLRVGGNNNKLSRGSLINLEQSRNGRVSLERRWSLEVSIEKVIGHDYSDLVSGSSGECNANRPILEREYMQGVLISELVVNNRFSPTSKRAKRKHKRLFKEAKKPGEVVIKGHRSYDLMLSLQLGIRYTVGKITPIQRREVRTADFGPRASFWMSFPRAGSAMTPPHHSEDFKWKDYCPMVFRNLREMFKMDAADYMMSICGNDTLRELSSPGKSGSVFFLSQDDRFMIKTLRKSEVKVLLRMLPYYHHHVKTYENTLITKFFGLHRIKPSSGQKFRFVVMGNMFFTDLRIHRRFDLKGSKLGRSADKVEIDENTILKDLDLNYSFFLEPSWREGLLTQLEIDSKFLVEQNIMDYSLLLGVHHRAPEHLRTQLVRSRSITADALESVAEDDTIEDDMLSYHQGLVLVPGGSDNIVTGPHIRGSRLRASAVGDEEVDLLLPGTARLQIQQGVNMPARAELIPGREEKDRQILHDCCDVVLYLGIIDILQEYNMTKKIEHAYKSLHFDSKSISAVDPTYYSQRFLDFIEKVFPQNNA, from the exons ATGTCTGCCCCTGAAGTGGGAGTAGGAGGACCAGTTTCAGCTTTCACAGAAAGAACCAAATCCGTCGATGCACTCACCAGCAAAGAGATCCTCTCCGCTCTAACCAACGGAGGAGAACCTTCCGAACCTTCTCCCGAGGATGCCAGGTTCAGAAACAGGGAGCTCCTCCTCCCCAACGGCGAGTCCTACGACGGTACACTCCTCGGAAACGTCCCCGAGGGCTCAGGGAAGTACGTGTGGTCAGACGGCTCCGTCTACGTCGGCGAATGGAGACGCGGGATGAGACACGGCAACGGGAAGATGAGATGGGCATCCGGCGCGTGCTACGAAGGTGAGTTCTCGGGAGGGTACATGCACGGTACGGGGACGTACACCGACGCAAACAAGCTGACGTATAAAGGAAGGTGGCGGCTTAGTCTTAAACACGGGCTTGGGTACCAAGTTTACCCTAACGGAGACGTCTTCGAAGGCTCTTGGCTTAAGGGGTTGGGAGAAGGACCAGGGAAGTACACTTGGGCTAATGGGAACGTCTATCTTGGTGATATGAAAGGTGGGAAGATGTCGGGGAAAGGTACGTTGACTTGGATCACTGGAGACTCTTATGAAGGTAGTTGGTTGAATGGGATGATGCATGGTCTTGGTGTGTACACGTGGAGCGATGGGGGAAGCTACGTAGGGACGTGGACGCGAGGTTTGAAAGACGGGAAAGGCTCGTTTTATTCGGCGGGGACTAGAGTCCCCGCCGTGCAGGAGTTTTATCTAAACGCTCTTAGGAAACGAGGAGTGTTGCCTGATCTGAGGAGGCAGAGCCAGGTCGCTTCTTCGGTTAATATGGAGAATCTTAGAGTTGGTGGTAATAACAACAAGCTCTCGAGAGGGAGTTTGATTAACTTGGAGCAGTCGCGCAACGGGAGGGTTTCTTTGGAGAGGCGTTGGAGTCTTGAAGTGTCTATCGAGAAAGTGATCGGGCATGATTACTCGGATTTGGTCAGTGGGAGCAGCGGGGAGTGTAATGCGAACAGACCGATCTTGGAGAGGGAGTATATGCAAGGTGTTCTGATCAGTGAGCTTGTGGTGAACAACAGGTTTTCGCCCACGTCGAAGAGGGCGAAAAGGAAACACAAGAGGCTTTTCAAAGAGGCTAAGAAGCCTGGGGAAGTTGTTATCAAAGGTCACCGGAGTTATGATTTGATGCTCAGTTTGCAGCTTGGAATCAG ATACACAGTGGGGAAAATAACGCCTATACAGAGGCGAGAAGTAAGGACAGCAGACTTCGGACCTCGGGCTAGCTTTTGGATGAGTTTTCCTCGAGCTGGCTCCGCCATGACTCCTCCTCACCACTCTGAAGATTTTAAATGGAAGGACTATTGCCCTATGGTGTTCAG GAACTTGAGGGAGATGTTCAAGATGGATGCAGCTGATTACATGATGTCTATTTGCGGAAATGATACCTTAAGGGAGCTTTCTTCTCCAGGGAAGAGCGGGAGTGTCTTCTTCTTGTCTCAGGATGATCGGTTCATGATTAAAACACTCAGAAAATCTGAAGTCAAG GTTCTCCTGAGGATGCTTCCATATTACCATCATCATGTGAAGACGTATGAGAACACACTCATCACTAAATTCTTTGGCCTTCACAGAATCAAACCATCAAGTGGTCAAAAG TTCCGCTTTGTGGTGATGGGTAACATGTTCTTTACAGATCTAAGAATCCACCGGAGATTTGACCTTAAAGGTTCGAAGCTGGGACGCTCTGCAGACAAAGTGGAGATAGACGAGAACACGATACTTAAAGATTTGGATCTCAACTACAGCTTCTTCTTGGAACCTTCTTGGCGGGAGGGTTTACTAAC GCAACTAGAGATCGATAGCAAGTTCTTGGTAGAACAGAACATAATGGATTACAGCCTTTTGCTCGGTGTGCATCATCGAGCTCCAGAGCATTTAAGGACCCAGTTGGTCCGTTCTCGAAGTATAACAGCTGATGCGTTGGAAAGTGTAGCTGAAGATG ATACAATCGAGGACGACATGTTATCTTACCACCAGGGATTAGTTCTCGTTCCCGGAGGGAGTGACAATATTGTAACTGGTCCTCACATCAGAGGAAGCAGACTACGTGCATCCGCTGTCGGAGATGAAGAAGTCGATCTCCTCCTCCCTGGAACAGCCAG GCTGCAGATACAGCAAGGGGTGAACATGCCGGCGAGAGCAGAGCTGATACCgggaagagaagagaaagacaGACAGATACTACACGATTGCTGCGACGTGGTGCTTTATCTCGGCATCATAGACATACTGCAAGAGTACAACATGACCAAGAAGATCGAGCATGCTTACAAGTCTCTTCATTTTGATTCTAAATCGATCTCGGCCGTTGATCCTACTTACTACTCCCAACGTTTTCTTGACTTCATCGAGAAGGTGTTTCCTCAGAACAACGCATAA